In the genome of Hymenobacter cellulosivorans, one region contains:
- a CDS encoding NAD-dependent epimerase/dehydratase family protein — MHSTPSDTILVIGAGGQLGLELTHELRQRYGASNVVAADVRAPKDAATQESGPFELLDVLDKNRLEEVMRQYKPKQVYHLAALLSATAEKNPKFGWQLNMDGLFHVLDASVDLGVQRVYWPSSIAVFGPDTPRDNTPQLTVMNPNTVYGISKLAGEQWCEWYFRKHGLDVRSLRYPGLIGYKSLPGGGTTDYAVDIYHKAVAGQNYECFLQENTYLPMMYMPDALKATLDLMHAPAEQIKIRSSYNLGAMSFSPKEITASIQRHLPDFQVSYQPDSRQQIADSWPASIDDSRARQDWGWQPDFDLDKMTQDMLLHLKQQLQPA, encoded by the coding sequence ATGCACTCTACTCCCAGCGACACCATCCTCGTTATTGGCGCCGGCGGCCAGCTTGGCCTCGAACTCACCCACGAACTGCGCCAGCGCTACGGTGCCTCCAACGTGGTAGCGGCCGACGTGCGGGCTCCCAAAGATGCTGCCACCCAGGAAAGCGGCCCTTTCGAGCTGCTCGACGTGCTGGACAAAAACCGCCTGGAAGAAGTAATGCGCCAGTACAAGCCCAAGCAGGTCTACCACTTGGCGGCCCTGCTCTCGGCCACGGCCGAGAAGAACCCCAAGTTTGGCTGGCAGCTCAACATGGACGGCCTGTTTCACGTGCTTGATGCCTCCGTCGACCTGGGTGTGCAGCGCGTGTACTGGCCCAGCAGCATTGCCGTCTTCGGCCCTGATACGCCCCGCGACAACACGCCCCAGCTTACCGTGATGAACCCCAACACGGTGTATGGCATCAGCAAGCTGGCCGGGGAGCAGTGGTGCGAGTGGTACTTCCGCAAGCACGGCCTCGACGTACGCAGCCTGCGCTACCCTGGCCTGATCGGCTACAAGAGCCTGCCCGGCGGGGGCACCACCGATTACGCCGTCGACATTTACCACAAAGCCGTAGCGGGCCAGAACTACGAGTGTTTCCTGCAGGAAAACACCTACCTGCCGATGATGTACATGCCCGACGCACTGAAGGCTACCCTGGACCTGATGCACGCCCCGGCCGAGCAAATCAAGATTCGCAGCTCCTACAACCTGGGCGCCATGAGCTTCAGCCCCAAGGAAATTACGGCCAGCATCCAGCGCCACCTGCCCGACTTCCAGGTCAGCTACCAGCCCGACTCCCGCCAGCAGATTGCCGACTCCTGGCCCGCCAGCATCGACGACAGCCGCGCCCGCCAGGACTGGGGCTGGCAGCCCGACTTCGACCTCGACAAGATGACCCAGGACATGCTGCTCCATCTCAAGCAACAGCTCCAGCCGGCCTAG
- a CDS encoding TerC family protein — translation MNAHVQQILDNPLAAAAIVGNLVIIESLLSVDNAAVLATMVGDLPKEQRQKALRYGIIGAYVFRGLCILFASFLIEFWFLKPLGGLYLVYLAYNQFKPKRSSTNEDGEEIDKEKSWLYKRTLGLFGKFWATVALIELMDLAFSIDNVFAVVAFTDNLILICLGVFIGILAMRLVAQAFVLLMAKYPFLETAAFLVIGVLGLKLMLSLFEHYLPTHPFSVFLGGHVADVGLTLLTVGFFVVPLITSWLFNVPRHANIPKIPKRKPEEKKQVG, via the coding sequence ATGAATGCACACGTTCAACAAATCCTTGATAACCCGTTAGCCGCCGCCGCTATTGTCGGCAACCTGGTCATTATTGAGAGCCTGCTGTCGGTGGATAATGCGGCGGTGCTGGCTACGATGGTCGGGGATTTGCCTAAGGAACAGCGCCAGAAGGCCCTGCGCTACGGTATTATCGGGGCCTACGTGTTCCGGGGGCTCTGCATCCTGTTTGCCTCTTTCCTGATTGAGTTCTGGTTTTTGAAGCCGCTGGGTGGCCTCTATTTGGTATATCTGGCCTACAACCAATTCAAGCCCAAGCGCTCCAGCACCAATGAGGACGGCGAGGAAATCGATAAGGAGAAAAGCTGGCTCTACAAGCGCACCTTGGGCCTGTTTGGCAAGTTCTGGGCCACCGTAGCCCTGATTGAGCTCATGGACCTGGCCTTCAGCATCGACAACGTGTTTGCCGTGGTAGCCTTCACCGATAACCTGATTCTGATTTGCCTGGGCGTGTTTATCGGTATTTTGGCCATGCGCCTGGTGGCCCAGGCTTTCGTGCTGCTCATGGCCAAATACCCGTTTCTGGAAACGGCGGCCTTTTTGGTTATCGGGGTGCTGGGCCTGAAGCTGATGCTGTCCTTGTTTGAGCATTACCTACCTACGCACCCGTTTAGCGTGTTTTTGGGCGGGCACGTGGCAGATGTGGGCCTTACGCTGCTGACAGTGGGCTTTTTCGTGGTGCCGCTCATCACGTCCTGGCTCTTCAACGTGCCCCGGCACGCGAATATTCCGAAGATTCCGAAGCGCAAGCCGGAAGAGAAGAAGCAAGTAGGGTAG
- a CDS encoding DUF3891 family protein, with protein MIVNLTPDGWQIIYQQAHALLAAQLAWQWQPFGPTDRWVGLLAAIAQHDDEQERWDGHYGLTPAGAPANFTMKDFSLDQATGVMRAARFQGQWRSLLTSMHLSFLYESLRGQQPEIDQFLDEQKAGQQHWRRSLKVTKAEAQQAYDLMQWCDRLSLILCRQELPEMGRHLEISTGPDGQRHEVVQPTAGGPVTVTPWPFATKEFSVSVEACQLRQLQFKDDEELSRALREAPIVTLRWDFVK; from the coding sequence ATGATTGTAAACCTAACCCCCGACGGCTGGCAGATTATCTACCAACAAGCTCACGCCCTGCTGGCAGCCCAGCTAGCCTGGCAGTGGCAGCCCTTCGGCCCCACCGACCGGTGGGTGGGCCTGCTGGCTGCCATTGCTCAGCACGACGACGAGCAGGAACGCTGGGATGGGCACTACGGCCTGACGCCAGCCGGCGCCCCGGCCAACTTTACCATGAAGGATTTCTCCCTCGACCAAGCTACCGGCGTCATGCGGGCAGCCCGCTTCCAGGGCCAGTGGCGCAGCCTGCTCACCAGTATGCACCTGAGCTTCCTCTACGAAAGCCTGCGCGGCCAGCAACCGGAAATTGACCAGTTTCTCGACGAGCAGAAAGCCGGCCAGCAGCACTGGCGCCGGAGTCTGAAAGTCACGAAAGCCGAAGCCCAGCAAGCCTACGACCTGATGCAGTGGTGCGACCGACTCAGCCTCATTCTCTGCCGGCAGGAGCTGCCCGAAATGGGCCGCCACCTCGAAATCAGCACCGGGCCCGACGGGCAGCGCCACGAGGTAGTCCAGCCCACTGCCGGTGGCCCGGTCACGGTGACGCCCTGGCCGTTTGCCACCAAGGAGTTTTCGGTGAGCGTGGAAGCCTGCCAGCTGCGCCAATTGCAGTTCAAAGACGATGAGGAATTGAGCCGCGCCCTGCGCGAAGCCCCCATCGTGACGCTGCGCTGGGATTTTGTGAAGTAA